The Deinococcota bacterium nucleotide sequence AAGACTTCGAGGTGGGCGACATCTATCCCCATCCGCTGGGCCGGACGGTCCTGGCGACCGACAACGTCTGGTTCACGCTGTTAACCGTCAACCCCAACCCCATCCACTTCGACCGGGCCTACGCCGCCAGGACAGAGTTTGGCGAGCCGCTGGTGGACTCGACCTTTACCCTGGCCCTGATCACCGGCTTGTCGGTCGCGGACATCTCGCAAAACGGCGTCAATCTGGGCTGGGACGAGGTGCGCATGCCCGCGCCGGTCTATGAAGGCGACACCCTCTACGCCCGCAGCGAGGTGCTCGAGACGCGCGAGTCGCGCTCGCGCAAAGAGCAGGGCATCGTCACCGTCAGGACCACCGGCTTTAAAGAGGACGGCGTGGTGGTGATGACCTTTAAGCGCACCATCAT carries:
- a CDS encoding MaoC family dehydratase, with the protein product MTIKQGWTGRCFEDFEVGDIYPHPLGRTVLATDNVWFTLLTVNPNPIHFDRAYAARTEFGEPLVDSTFTLALITGLSVADISQNGVNLGWDEVRMPAPVYEGDTLYARSEVLETRESRSRKEQGIVTVRTTGFKEDGVVVMTFKRTIMVYKRDYLPRLAPPEPRQT